One window of Terriglobia bacterium genomic DNA carries:
- a CDS encoding ABC transporter substrate-binding protein, with product MNIFSRKFIILLALMALASTAQAQKIPGISDNQILIGSCSALDGPAQFLGRQTIVGATAYLKNVNANGGVFGRKIQLLAFDDGYEPANAENCFRRLQKEGVFSAGFFVGTPTAAKYVPLAEANKVPVVGLFTGAEMLYTPLKHYVMNVRASYYDETREQVDNLWNVLGIHKIGVIYQDDAFGQAVLSGLQLALKKHNAAPVGTGTFPRNTLDVEKGLDSVRPMNPGAVLIVGPYGPVAEIIKKAHATGWHPIFLTVSFVGTEKFITEAGKDAEGTVITQVVPPYTRTDFPTVALYRDALRTYYPNEQPSFVSLEGFVDAMVLVEGLKRAGKDLTREKLITALESIQNKDMGLGPKLTLKYSPTRHKGFDQIYTTVVRDGKPVILDDWKKLPH from the coding sequence ATGAACATATTTTCACGCAAGTTCATCATTCTGCTTGCATTGATGGCTTTGGCATCGACTGCTCAGGCACAAAAAATTCCCGGCATCAGTGATAATCAGATATTGATTGGCTCCTGCTCGGCTTTGGATGGTCCTGCCCAGTTCCTTGGCAGGCAAACGATTGTCGGCGCCACGGCCTATCTCAAGAATGTGAATGCTAATGGCGGCGTGTTTGGCCGCAAGATCCAGTTGCTTGCCTTCGACGATGGCTACGAGCCTGCTAATGCGGAAAACTGCTTCAGACGCCTGCAAAAAGAAGGTGTTTTCAGTGCAGGATTTTTTGTCGGGACGCCGACGGCCGCTAAGTACGTTCCCCTGGCTGAAGCGAACAAGGTTCCTGTAGTCGGGCTCTTCACCGGCGCAGAAATGCTCTACACGCCTTTGAAGCACTACGTAATGAATGTCCGCGCTTCTTATTACGATGAGACGCGCGAGCAGGTTGACAATCTCTGGAACGTCCTAGGCATTCATAAGATCGGCGTGATTTATCAGGACGACGCGTTCGGCCAGGCCGTGCTCAGCGGCTTGCAACTTGCCTTGAAGAAGCATAATGCCGCGCCGGTTGGGACGGGCACCTTCCCGCGCAACACGCTCGACGTCGAAAAAGGATTGGACTCAGTCCGCCCCATGAACCCCGGAGCCGTTTTGATCGTCGGCCCGTACGGGCCTGTAGCGGAAATTATCAAGAAAGCGCACGCAACTGGATGGCATCCAATCTTCCTTACTGTCTCTTTTGTCGGAACCGAAAAATTTATCACTGAAGCCGGCAAAGATGCGGAGGGCACGGTCATCACCCAGGTTGTGCCGCCTTACACGCGTACTGATTTTCCCACTGTTGCTCTTTATCGTGATGCTTTGAGAACTTATTACCCCAATGAACAGCCCAGCTTTGTGAGCCTGGAAGGCTTTGTGGACGCCATGGTGCTGGTAGAAGGCCTGAAGCGCGCCGGCAAAGACCTGACTCGGGAGAAATTGATCACTGCACTGGAATCCATCCAGAACAAGGATATGGGATTGGGGCCAAAACTAACGTTGAAATACAGCCCTACGCGCCACAAGGGTTTTGACCAGATCTATACCACTGTGGTTCGCGATGGCAAACCGGTGATCCTGGATGATTGGAAAAAACTGCCGCATTAA
- a CDS encoding AMP-binding protein, with protein sequence MSAADLSARGIMPSMEPTHEEPQPRQSLLVRIVIALPNWGLRVLLWFLSRIIYRVKVLGKENIPGKGGALLVSNHMSFVDVVLISAAANRPIRFLIFSDVYNIPFIKPFALLMRAIPIPTELRPRDIVRAFREASDAIRAGELVCVFAEGHITRTGSMLPFRKGMERIIRGLDAPIVPVNLHGVWGSIFSYERERFLWKAPRRMPYCVTVSFGGWLPSTANAAEVRRAVQALQAAAFDADRVPRHTLDRALVRTARRYPFRFCMGDARFPEVSFASMLLKLIFVARRLRSQWKDQEMVGVLMPPSVGGALVNFAAVLLGKVPVNLNYTASTETLESCAQQCGLKTVVTSKLFLEKLAAMNKIEVPGQSIYLEDVLVKPKSSEKILALLIAIFLPYTLIKRAVGAQKRTTNDLATIIFSSGSTGDPKGVMLTHHNVLANIRQMTQVFSFTSEDKLMGVLPFFHAFGFTVTLWLTGTYGVGVVFHPSPLDSQIIGELTRKYRVTFLITTPTFLQAYTRRVPREDFASLRCVLVGAEKLPERVARAFEDQFGVRPLEGYGCTECAPVVAVNIFDYRAPGIVQLGARQGTIGHPLPGMSVRIVDPETGQPLPPDTPGMLLVRGPNVMQGYLGRPEETRQILQDGWYTTGDIAAVADDGFLTITDRLSRFSKIGGEMVPHVRVEEKLHELAETSEQVFVVSAAPDEKKGERLVVLHTLSNEQLAPVLAKLTSADLPPLWKPRKDQFFHVDALPILGTGKMDLRALKAQASSMAAATV encoded by the coding sequence ATGTCCGCCGCCGACCTTTCTGCGCGTGGCATCATGCCCAGCATGGAACCTACTCACGAAGAGCCTCAGCCCCGGCAGTCTTTGCTGGTTCGCATAGTCATTGCATTGCCGAATTGGGGGTTGCGCGTCCTGCTGTGGTTCTTATCCCGGATCATCTATCGAGTGAAGGTGCTGGGCAAGGAGAATATTCCGGGCAAAGGCGGGGCGCTGCTGGTCTCCAATCACATGTCTTTTGTGGATGTGGTATTGATTAGCGCGGCGGCCAATCGTCCCATACGTTTTCTGATATTCAGCGATGTTTACAACATCCCCTTCATTAAACCGTTTGCACTGCTCATGCGCGCCATTCCCATTCCCACGGAGTTGCGCCCCCGGGACATCGTCCGCGCTTTTCGCGAAGCTAGTGATGCCATTCGGGCAGGTGAATTAGTGTGTGTGTTTGCCGAGGGCCACATCACCCGCACCGGTTCCATGCTGCCGTTCCGCAAAGGTATGGAGCGGATCATTCGCGGCCTGGATGCGCCCATCGTTCCTGTGAACCTACACGGCGTGTGGGGAAGCATCTTTAGTTATGAGCGTGAGCGGTTCTTATGGAAAGCGCCGCGCCGCATGCCGTATTGCGTGACCGTGAGCTTTGGTGGATGGCTTCCTTCGACTGCGAACGCCGCGGAAGTCCGGCGGGCGGTCCAAGCGCTGCAAGCCGCGGCATTTGATGCAGACCGCGTGCCTCGCCACACGCTTGACCGCGCTCTGGTGCGCACGGCGCGGCGCTATCCCTTCCGCTTCTGCATGGGCGATGCACGCTTTCCTGAAGTGAGCTTTGCCAGCATGCTGCTAAAACTCATTTTCGTCGCACGAAGGCTGCGGTCGCAGTGGAAAGACCAGGAGATGGTAGGCGTGCTGATGCCTCCCTCCGTAGGCGGGGCGCTGGTGAATTTCGCCGCTGTGTTGCTCGGCAAAGTTCCCGTGAACCTAAACTACACCGCCAGCACTGAGACTCTGGAATCCTGCGCGCAACAATGCGGCCTGAAGACGGTAGTTACGTCAAAGCTCTTTCTGGAAAAGCTTGCCGCCATGAACAAGATTGAGGTACCCGGGCAGTCGATATATCTGGAAGATGTGCTGGTCAAGCCTAAATCAAGCGAAAAGATTCTTGCGCTGCTTATCGCCATCTTTCTGCCTTATACCCTGATAAAGCGGGCCGTGGGCGCACAGAAGCGCACCACCAATGATCTGGCGACCATTATTTTTTCCAGCGGCAGCACCGGCGATCCCAAAGGCGTGATGCTCACGCACCATAACGTGCTGGCCAATATCCGGCAAATGACGCAGGTATTTTCTTTTACCAGCGAAGACAAATTGATGGGCGTGCTGCCGTTCTTCCATGCGTTTGGCTTTACGGTGACTTTGTGGCTTACCGGAACTTATGGCGTTGGCGTGGTGTTCCATCCCAGCCCGCTGGACTCGCAGATTATCGGCGAGTTGACTCGGAAGTACCGTGTGACGTTTCTGATTACCACTCCGACTTTTTTGCAGGCGTACACGCGCCGCGTTCCCAGAGAGGATTTTGCCAGCCTGCGATGCGTGCTGGTGGGCGCGGAAAAACTTCCAGAACGGGTGGCCCGCGCGTTTGAAGACCAGTTCGGAGTCCGTCCTCTGGAAGGTTACGGCTGCACGGAGTGCGCGCCTGTTGTGGCTGTGAACATTTTTGATTATCGCGCTCCCGGCATCGTGCAGCTCGGTGCGCGCCAGGGCACTATTGGACATCCCTTGCCGGGCATGAGCGTTCGCATTGTCGATCCGGAGACCGGACAGCCGTTGCCACCGGACACTCCGGGAATGCTTTTGGTGCGCGGGCCCAACGTGATGCAGGGATATCTGGGGCGTCCGGAAGAAACGCGCCAGATTTTACAGGACGGTTGGTACACCACGGGTGACATTGCCGCCGTGGCGGACGATGGCTTTTTAACGATCACAGATCGCCTGAGCCGCTTCAGCAAAATTGGCGGTGAAATGGTCCCGCACGTAAGGGTCGAAGAAAAATTACATGAGCTGGCGGAAACGTCAGAGCAGGTTTTTGTAGTCTCGGCCGCTCCTGACGAAAAAAAGGGAGAGCGGCTGGTGGTGCTCCACACTCTCAGCAACGAACAACTTGCACCTGTACTGGCGAAACTTACCAGCGCCGATCTTCCGCCGCTGTGGAAGCCGCGCAAAGACCAGTTCTTCCACGTGGACGCTCTGCCCATCCTGGGCACGGGCAAAATGGACCTGCGGGCGTTGAAAGCGCAGGCTAGTTCGATGGCGGCGGCGACTGTTTAA
- a CDS encoding type II toxin-antitoxin system HicB family antitoxin, translating to MRRSNFALRLQPSLLEEARKAAESEGVALNQLINVEVAEKISALRTQEYFVERARRSNRKDTLRILDRAGKGSPPVAGR from the coding sequence ATGAGACGGAGTAATTTTGCTTTGCGCCTACAGCCTTCACTGTTGGAAGAAGCCCGAAAGGCGGCAGAATCGGAAGGTGTGGCACTGAATCAGCTAATTAACGTCGAGGTCGCGGAAAAGATCTCTGCTTTGCGTACGCAGGAATATTTTGTTGAGCGTGCGCGGCGGTCAAATCGAAAAGACACGCTTCGTATTCTGGATCGAGCGGGCAAGGGCAGTCCTCCCGTCGCGGGGAGATGA
- a CDS encoding molybdopterin-dependent oxidoreductase, with translation MKKVVHAVCSHDCPDACGILITVEDGRATRVQGDPAHPVTRGFLCAKVTKYLDRVYSPDRVMHPMRRTAPKGHGKGDASDFTRISWDEALEEISSRFKKISAEFGPEAILPYSYAGNMGVLSYSGMAHRFFHRLGASQLDRTICASAGGAGMATVTGRNVGTEPQQFRDSKYIIAWGANIHATNVHLWPFIAEARRNGAKLVVIDPYKTRTAKSADWYLPINPGTDVALALAMMHVIINEDLYDKDYVSKYTLGFEQLRQRAQEYPPEKAAAWTGISADDIRKLAREYATVRPAVIRVNYGVQRSQNGGSAIRAIAMLPCITGSWAEVGGGIQLSTSGAFYLNMQALDRPDLMQKSPLGRAARVVNMSELGKALNTLSDPPVKAIFVYNSNPAVVAPNHNDVIRGFMRPDLFTVVHEQFFTDTTTYADIVLPATTFLEHKDLNKAYGHTYLQISNQAIAPLGESRSNTDVFRELAQKMGFTDDCFQQSTDGMIDATLTRAENQQLPKGWERWMEGMTRERLEKAGHVRLNLGDGPFLPFAKGGFATPSGKAELYSESLAAKGMDPVVSFAPAQESRLSEGAKKFPLELLARKADNFLNSSFTNIPSLQKMEQPELLEISTADAHRRNIHEGDWVRVFNGRGEVRLRAHVNGAVQAGVVAARLNAARFAPDGNSINVLTSETLTDIGGGATFYSCLVEVEASTEPRRKMNAAAKS, from the coding sequence ATGAAGAAGGTGGTCCACGCCGTTTGCTCGCACGATTGCCCTGACGCCTGCGGCATCTTGATTACCGTGGAAGATGGCCGGGCCACGCGCGTCCAAGGCGATCCGGCGCATCCGGTAACGCGCGGCTTTCTTTGCGCGAAAGTTACCAAATATCTTGATCGCGTTTACTCACCTGATCGAGTGATGCACCCCATGCGCCGCACGGCCCCTAAAGGACACGGCAAAGGCGATGCAAGCGACTTCACGCGAATTTCATGGGATGAAGCGCTGGAGGAAATCAGCTCGCGCTTCAAGAAGATTTCCGCTGAGTTCGGCCCCGAAGCGATCCTTCCATATTCATATGCCGGAAACATGGGTGTGCTGAGCTATTCCGGAATGGCGCACAGGTTCTTCCATCGGCTGGGGGCTTCGCAACTGGACCGCACGATCTGCGCTTCTGCCGGCGGAGCAGGCATGGCAACGGTCACAGGACGCAATGTGGGGACAGAGCCGCAACAGTTTCGCGATTCCAAATACATTATTGCCTGGGGCGCGAACATTCACGCCACCAACGTGCATCTGTGGCCGTTTATTGCGGAAGCGCGGCGCAATGGCGCCAAGTTGGTAGTGATCGATCCTTACAAGACTCGCACGGCGAAGAGCGCTGACTGGTATCTGCCGATCAATCCGGGTACGGATGTTGCTCTGGCGCTGGCGATGATGCACGTGATTATCAACGAAGACCTATACGACAAAGATTACGTCAGCAAATACACGCTAGGTTTTGAGCAACTGCGGCAACGCGCGCAGGAGTATCCGCCGGAGAAGGCGGCCGCATGGACCGGAATCAGCGCGGACGACATTCGCAAGCTGGCGCGCGAGTATGCCACGGTGCGCCCCGCGGTGATCCGCGTGAACTACGGCGTGCAGCGATCGCAAAATGGCGGTTCCGCGATACGCGCTATTGCCATGCTGCCTTGCATTACCGGCTCGTGGGCTGAAGTTGGAGGGGGAATTCAGCTTTCCACCAGCGGAGCTTTTTATCTGAACATGCAGGCGCTGGATCGCCCTGACCTGATGCAGAAAAGCCCGCTGGGACGCGCGGCGCGCGTGGTCAACATGTCTGAGCTTGGCAAGGCGCTGAATACGTTGAGTGATCCGCCGGTGAAGGCCATCTTTGTTTACAACTCAAATCCGGCAGTCGTAGCGCCGAACCACAATGATGTCATCCGCGGTTTTATGCGCCCAGATTTGTTCACGGTCGTCCATGAGCAGTTCTTCACTGATACAACGACGTATGCCGATATCGTACTGCCCGCGACGACATTCCTTGAGCATAAAGACCTGAACAAAGCTTACGGTCACACATATCTTCAAATATCGAACCAGGCAATTGCGCCGCTGGGCGAGAGCAGATCAAACACTGACGTGTTCCGTGAGCTGGCGCAAAAGATGGGCTTTACCGACGATTGTTTCCAGCAAAGCACGGATGGGATGATTGACGCTACGCTCACCAGAGCTGAGAACCAGCAGCTTCCAAAAGGCTGGGAGCGCTGGATGGAAGGCATGACTCGCGAGCGGCTGGAAAAAGCAGGCCACGTGCGGCTGAACCTGGGCGACGGACCATTTTTGCCGTTTGCCAAAGGCGGGTTTGCCACGCCCAGCGGCAAGGCAGAGCTTTACAGTGAAAGCCTTGCGGCAAAGGGAATGGATCCTGTGGTTTCATTCGCTCCGGCTCAAGAATCCCGCCTATCGGAAGGCGCAAAGAAATTTCCGCTGGAACTGCTGGCGCGCAAAGCCGATAACTTTCTCAACAGTTCGTTCACCAACATTCCGTCCCTGCAGAAGATGGAGCAGCCGGAGTTGTTGGAGATCAGCACTGCGGACGCCCATCGCCGGAACATCCATGAAGGCGATTGGGTACGGGTGTTCAATGGGCGCGGCGAAGTCAGGCTGCGTGCCCACGTGAATGGCGCGGTACAGGCTGGCGTGGTGGCGGCGCGGCTGAATGCTGCGCGTTTCGCGCCGGACGGCAACAGCATCAACGTCCTCACCTCAGAGACGCTTACCGATATCGGCGGTGGTGCGACGTTTTATTCCTGCCTGGTGGAGGTTGAAGCCAGTACCGAACCGCGACGCAAAATGAATGCCGCGGCAAAATCCTGA
- the bamA gene encoding outer membrane protein assembly factor BamA has protein sequence MSKWHFGGNSRIIWLFPPCSEGSHIAPSLIQETSSKHVARIGPLGLILCLLLLGLVPKVFAAPQTGQLIQDIEITGNRRIPTETVKSRIYTRAGDVYDEAALQRDLRSVWNSGYFEDVRMEREQSAKGWIIHIYVREKPTIRTIEYHGLNSVSQSDVLERYKKVKVPLTVDSPYDPTKVIKAKVVLQQLLAEHGRQFATINIQVQQVPPASVSVTFNVKEGPKIKVGKITFVGNKHVKSRTLRAAMKNLKPVGVPRSIFLENIFARTFDASKLEEDAERVREALQTYGYFQAVVDDPKIKLRDTSSKFHLPLIQKGQGKVMDITVPIEEGDKYRLKAINFTNNKAILNKQLLRSVFPIKDGETFNKQLIGKGLDNLRKAYGELGYIDFTPVPTTEIDDQKKMITLNIEMEEGKPYFVRRIEFQGNTTTRDRVIRRELLVQEGQVFNSRLWDISVLRLNQLNYFDALKPEDDTERKLDQKNGTVDLTVKVKEKGKNSIGLTGGVSGLEGSFIGLNYETNNFLGLGETLQVQANVGSLSRVLLFGFTEPYMFDRPLTLGFTVYSRRFDFNQARQASINAGQNLNLPQSVLNQLLNYNQSSTGFTASSSYLLGHSFKRVGLTYTLDNTTINTFSDASRNLFQTLNFRNISGPDALKGIVTSSLTPSFGFSTIDSPIRPHRGKSLFISSEVAGLGGNVKFYRPLIAFTQWKPLYHQNTLGVRIQGSFINGFAGSEAPPYQRFYMGGENDLRGFDVRTVSPYVFVSTVQNFQLTNPDGSPVPIDPTNPRRGNVTVPLPVNNITLPGGDTQFVANAEYRVHVVGPVTLAPFADFGMDFVTLPSQLKVSSDSLTLLNSTVFGCPAIVNFQCSGGQPFPFSGDLKPVDGTNYVPRMSTGLELQVLLPIVQQPFRIYYAYNPLTLNTIVHSPSPISRSMFPVGSVGDFSFQSAISALAPDFRLQEPRKTFRFTISTTF, from the coding sequence ATGTCCAAGTGGCACTTCGGCGGTAACTCCCGTATAATCTGGCTTTTCCCACCTTGCTCAGAGGGTAGTCATATAGCTCCGTCGTTAATTCAGGAAACCAGTTCCAAGCATGTCGCGCGGATCGGTCCCTTAGGGCTGATTCTGTGCCTGTTGCTTTTGGGATTGGTTCCCAAGGTCTTTGCCGCGCCGCAGACCGGCCAGCTCATTCAGGACATTGAGATCACCGGTAACCGCCGTATTCCAACTGAAACCGTCAAATCGCGCATTTATACCCGTGCGGGCGATGTTTATGACGAGGCGGCGCTGCAACGCGATCTGAGATCGGTCTGGAACAGCGGCTATTTTGAAGATGTCCGCATGGAGCGTGAGCAGTCCGCCAAGGGTTGGATCATCCATATTTATGTGCGGGAAAAGCCGACGATCCGGACCATCGAGTATCACGGCCTGAATTCGGTTTCGCAAAGCGACGTTCTGGAGCGCTATAAGAAAGTCAAAGTCCCGCTGACCGTGGACAGTCCATACGATCCCACCAAGGTGATCAAGGCCAAGGTGGTGTTGCAGCAATTGCTGGCCGAACATGGCCGCCAGTTTGCCACCATCAACATACAGGTACAGCAGGTTCCTCCGGCGTCAGTTTCCGTGACGTTTAACGTGAAGGAAGGGCCAAAGATCAAGGTCGGCAAAATCACGTTTGTGGGCAATAAACACGTGAAGAGCCGCACGCTCCGCGCGGCCATGAAGAATCTCAAGCCGGTCGGCGTTCCCCGATCCATCTTCCTGGAAAACATTTTTGCCCGGACCTTTGACGCTTCAAAACTGGAAGAGGACGCGGAGCGCGTCCGCGAAGCGTTGCAGACATATGGTTACTTCCAGGCCGTAGTGGACGATCCCAAGATAAAGTTGCGCGACACTTCATCAAAGTTTCATCTTCCGCTAATACAAAAAGGTCAGGGCAAGGTAATGGACATTACCGTGCCAATCGAGGAAGGCGATAAGTACAGGCTCAAGGCAATCAATTTTACAAACAACAAAGCCATCCTCAACAAGCAGCTGCTGCGGAGCGTTTTCCCCATCAAGGATGGAGAAACCTTCAACAAGCAGCTGATCGGCAAGGGCCTGGACAACTTGCGCAAGGCTTACGGCGAGCTGGGGTATATCGACTTTACGCCAGTGCCGACGACTGAAATTGACGATCAAAAGAAGATGATCACCCTGAACATTGAGATGGAAGAGGGCAAGCCGTATTTTGTCCGCCGGATCGAGTTCCAGGGGAACACCACAACGCGCGATCGCGTTATCCGCCGTGAATTACTGGTGCAGGAAGGGCAGGTATTTAACAGCCGTCTGTGGGACATCAGCGTGCTTCGCCTGAACCAGTTGAATTATTTCGACGCGCTTAAACCGGAAGACGATACCGAACGCAAGCTCGACCAGAAGAATGGCACAGTCGATCTGACAGTAAAGGTCAAAGAGAAGGGTAAGAACAGCATTGGCCTTACGGGCGGTGTGAGCGGACTGGAAGGTTCGTTCATCGGGTTGAATTATGAGACCAATAACTTTCTTGGCCTGGGCGAAACACTGCAGGTACAGGCCAACGTTGGCAGCCTTTCCCGCGTGCTGCTGTTTGGGTTCACCGAACCTTATATGTTTGACCGGCCGCTGACGCTCGGATTCACGGTGTACAGCCGCAGGTTTGATTTCAACCAGGCCCGTCAGGCATCCATCAATGCCGGACAGAATTTGAACCTTCCGCAGTCGGTGCTGAACCAGCTATTGAACTACAACCAGTCCAGCACGGGATTCACCGCATCATCGAGCTATCTGCTGGGACATTCTTTCAAGCGCGTGGGACTGACCTACACGCTGGACAATACGACGATTAACACATTCAGCGATGCGTCGCGCAATCTGTTCCAGACGCTGAATTTCCGGAACATCTCTGGTCCAGACGCGCTGAAGGGCATTGTTACAAGTTCTTTAACGCCCTCGTTTGGTTTCAGCACCATTGATAGTCCCATCCGTCCGCATCGTGGGAAGAGCCTGTTTATTTCCAGTGAAGTTGCCGGTCTGGGCGGTAACGTAAAGTTCTACCGGCCGCTCATCGCTTTCACGCAGTGGAAGCCGTTGTACCATCAGAACACTTTGGGCGTGCGCATCCAGGGCAGCTTTATCAATGGCTTTGCCGGGTCTGAAGCGCCGCCTTACCAGCGCTTCTATATGGGCGGAGAAAACGACTTGCGCGGCTTTGACGTGCGCACGGTTTCTCCTTATGTATTCGTCAGCACGGTACAGAATTTCCAGCTCACCAACCCTGACGGCAGCCCGGTGCCAATCGATCCGACGAACCCGCGGCGTGGGAACGTAACCGTGCCGCTGCCGGTGAATAACATCACGCTGCCCGGCGGCGATACACAGTTTGTGGCAAACGCCGAGTACAGAGTGCACGTTGTGGGACCGGTTACGCTGGCGCCCTTTGCCGATTTCGGCATGGACTTTGTCACTCTTCCGTCACAGCTGAAAGTCAGCTCAGATTCGCTGACGCTGCTGAACAGCACTGTTTTTGGCTGCCCCGCGATCGTTAATTTCCAGTGCTCCGGAGGTCAACCCTTTCCATTCAGTGGAGACCTGAAGCCGGTTGACGGCACCAACTACGTGCCGCGCATGTCCACGGGGCTGGAGCTGCAGGTGCTGCTGCCGATCGTGCAACAGCCGTTCCGAATTTACTATGCGTACAATCCGCTTACGCTGAATACCATTGTCCATTCTCCCAGTCCTATTTCGCGGAGCATGTTCCCGGTGGGTTCGGTGGGCGATTTTAGTTTTCAATCCGCGATCTCCGCGCTGGCCCCAGATTTTCGCCTGCAGGAGCCGCGTAAGACGTTTAGATTCACCATCAGCACCACTTTCTAA
- a CDS encoding OmpH family outer membrane protein, with protein sequence MARYINTRVLSLALVLVWGISAARAQAPAAGSAAGNKVGIVSIQDAIANTNEGKKELEALQQKFAPRQAALQTQNDELENMKKQLQAQGDKLSDEERNNRVRSATEKQKTLQRSAEDFQNEVQTAEQEILNRLGKKMLDVLEKYARTNGYAVVMDVSNPQTPVLYANPGTNITKNLIDAYNAESPTAAPAPKPAATKPAGAAAARPPASGAATPKKP encoded by the coding sequence ATGGCAAGATACATCAATACCCGCGTCCTAAGTCTCGCACTGGTCCTGGTCTGGGGAATTTCAGCCGCCCGCGCGCAGGCACCCGCCGCAGGCTCAGCTGCCGGCAATAAAGTAGGCATTGTTAGCATCCAGGACGCTATTGCCAACACCAATGAAGGCAAAAAAGAACTGGAAGCTTTGCAACAGAAGTTCGCTCCCCGCCAGGCAGCGTTACAGACCCAGAATGACGAACTGGAAAACATGAAAAAGCAACTCCAGGCGCAGGGTGACAAACTAAGTGACGAAGAGCGCAACAACCGCGTCCGGTCGGCCACTGAGAAGCAGAAGACCCTGCAAAGGAGCGCTGAAGATTTCCAGAATGAAGTACAGACAGCGGAGCAGGAAATCCTGAACCGGTTGGGCAAAAAGATGCTTGACGTGCTGGAGAAGTACGCAAGAACGAATGGCTACGCAGTGGTGATGGACGTTTCCAACCCGCAAACTCCAGTGCTGTACGCGAATCCGGGAACCAACATCACCAAGAACCTGATAGACGCTTACAACGCAGAGTCGCCGACGGCGGCGCCTGCGCCGAAACCAGCGGCAACCAAGCCGGCGGGCGCTGCTGCCGCACGGCCTCCGGCTTCCGGCGCAGCTACGCCCAAGAAGCCTTAA
- a CDS encoding OmpH family outer membrane protein yields MAQLKTLALGFGLSAVLGTFACAQGAAAPSASTPSAANAPSASTPAPTGPVPTKIGVVNIQQAIQECAEGKKEIDALQQRFAPKQVELKQQSDDVEALKKQYQAQADKLSDDEKSSRAKAIDTKQKALQRNYEDAQAEFQQAEQDVINRIGSKMVNVLEKYSNANGFAVVLDVSNPQTSPVLWATQGTVITKELVDAYDKENPAGATAPATKPAGAAKAPAQRPATTPTRPATASPTPKKP; encoded by the coding sequence ATGGCACAACTCAAAACTCTGGCGCTGGGTTTCGGTCTGAGCGCCGTACTCGGCACGTTTGCCTGCGCACAGGGCGCAGCGGCACCATCCGCGAGCACTCCCTCAGCCGCGAACGCGCCATCCGCCAGCACCCCGGCGCCTACAGGGCCGGTGCCTACCAAGATTGGCGTGGTCAACATTCAGCAGGCGATTCAGGAATGCGCTGAAGGCAAGAAGGAAATTGACGCGCTGCAGCAGAGGTTCGCTCCCAAGCAGGTTGAACTCAAGCAACAGAGCGATGACGTTGAGGCACTGAAGAAGCAATATCAGGCTCAAGCGGACAAGTTAAGTGATGACGAAAAGAGCAGCCGGGCCAAAGCCATTGACACCAAGCAGAAGGCCTTGCAGAGAAATTATGAAGATGCTCAGGCTGAATTCCAGCAGGCAGAGCAGGACGTGATTAATCGCATTGGATCAAAAATGGTGAACGTGTTGGAGAAATACTCCAATGCCAACGGCTTTGCCGTGGTGCTGGATGTTTCCAACCCACAGACTTCGCCAGTGCTCTGGGCCACGCAGGGAACCGTTATCACCAAAGAGCTGGTGGACGCTTACGACAAAGAGAACCCAGCCGGCGCGACTGCTCCCGCAACCAAGCCAGCAGGCGCAGCAAAAGCGCCAGCCCAGCGCCCGGCGACAACTCCAACTCGTCCGGCAACAGCTTCTCCGACACCGAAGAAACCATAA
- a CDS encoding energy transducer TonB, whose product MATAFTAEAIVGGLLVVIPLLSTGVIPVSARVLIYTPVKPVTLDRVERVRTDHASASGPARSGPRTTAVFTFNNHQSTIPDRPWSVPIGEPPTPGPQGGGNQTDKQLSDFMSDGPSKTNVKFGGPKRVTSQLSEGQLVNRVEPIYPHIAAVSGIQGQVKLHAIIGRDGKIQSLNAISGHPLLLHAALDAVAQWRYRPYVLNGEAVEVETFITVNFKKEMH is encoded by the coding sequence ATGGCAACTGCATTTACCGCGGAAGCAATCGTTGGAGGCTTGCTGGTAGTCATTCCACTGCTTTCAACTGGAGTCATACCGGTTTCCGCGCGGGTTCTAATCTATACGCCGGTGAAACCCGTAACTCTTGATCGAGTGGAAAGAGTCCGCACCGATCATGCGTCAGCTTCCGGTCCGGCGCGATCTGGGCCGAGAACAACGGCTGTTTTTACGTTCAATAATCACCAGAGCACAATTCCCGATCGTCCATGGTCCGTTCCAATCGGTGAACCACCTACGCCCGGACCTCAAGGAGGCGGTAACCAGACTGACAAGCAGCTCAGCGACTTCATGTCCGATGGTCCCAGCAAGACCAATGTGAAATTCGGCGGCCCCAAGCGCGTTACTTCACAGTTGTCTGAGGGGCAGCTTGTGAATCGTGTGGAACCGATCTATCCGCACATCGCGGCGGTCAGCGGGATTCAGGGCCAGGTAAAATTACATGCCATCATTGGCCGCGACGGCAAGATCCAGAGTTTGAATGCAATCAGTGGACATCCTTTGCTGCTGCACGCCGCGCTTGATGCCGTGGCGCAGTGGCGCTATCGCCCATATGTGTTGAACGGTGAGGCGGTTGAAGTGGAGACGTTCATCACCGTCAACTTCAAGAAAGAAATGCACTAA